The following are encoded in a window of Sphingobium sp. AP49 genomic DNA:
- a CDS encoding tetratricopeptide repeat protein — protein sequence MDMGRFRLAVGDQGGAIMAADGALTLAPADPEALTLRGVLIRDQYGLVAALPWFEKALQANRDSIPALTEYAATLADTGRASAMLSVTRRILALEPGNARAWFMQAVMAARAGKADLARALLVRTNGRLDREPATLLLRGVLHLSDGNAVLAAEVLGPLVAAQPDNRVARTLLGRARYLSADYSGTVAVLAPLVAREDADSYALTLAGRAQEALGDPLAAQDLLARAAAPGRAAADFFAAPQDDARAYGPAPASAATAFDNIPYIRALLRTGRMHEAVERAQLLSRANPGAPAAQIVLGDALGVAGRPADAVRAYEVAANIRFDRAVALRLAGAWSRAGDPARAVQVIRLFLSQNPMDVEAQRLSAAASMQARDWRGALRMLQAIQAQTGGNDALLMADLARTSLESGDLARAQAYAAQAYRLMPASPVTADIYGWTLLRSGAKGQGPVDLLEKAAMLAPGQPSVQWHLGQAYAAAGRKAAAKRALAFAAASNFPDRQQAAKALAAL from the coding sequence GTGGATATGGGGCGTTTCCGGCTGGCGGTCGGGGATCAGGGGGGCGCGATCATGGCGGCCGATGGTGCGTTGACGCTGGCCCCCGCCGATCCTGAAGCGCTGACCCTGCGCGGCGTCCTGATCCGCGACCAATATGGGCTGGTGGCAGCCTTGCCCTGGTTTGAAAAGGCGTTGCAGGCCAATCGGGATTCAATCCCTGCGCTGACCGAATATGCCGCGACCCTGGCCGATACCGGCCGGGCCAGCGCGATGCTGAGCGTCACGCGCCGCATTTTGGCGCTGGAGCCGGGCAATGCGCGCGCCTGGTTCATGCAGGCGGTGATGGCCGCGCGCGCGGGCAAGGCCGACCTCGCCCGCGCGCTGCTGGTGCGGACCAATGGGCGGCTGGACCGTGAACCCGCGACACTGCTGCTGCGGGGAGTATTGCATCTGTCCGATGGCAATGCCGTGCTGGCGGCCGAGGTGCTGGGGCCACTGGTTGCGGCGCAGCCGGACAATCGCGTTGCCCGCACTTTGCTGGGGCGAGCCCGCTATCTGAGCGCCGATTATAGCGGGACGGTTGCGGTGCTGGCACCGCTGGTTGCTCGGGAAGATGCCGATTCCTATGCGCTGACCCTGGCTGGTCGCGCGCAGGAAGCGCTGGGCGATCCTCTCGCTGCGCAGGATCTGCTTGCGCGTGCGGCTGCGCCTGGGCGCGCTGCCGCCGATTTTTTCGCGGCGCCGCAGGATGATGCGCGCGCCTATGGGCCAGCACCGGCCAGCGCCGCGACCGCATTCGATAATATTCCCTATATCCGGGCCTTGTTGCGGACCGGCCGGATGCACGAGGCGGTGGAGCGGGCGCAATTGCTCAGCCGCGCCAATCCCGGAGCGCCGGCGGCCCAGATCGTTCTGGGCGACGCGCTGGGCGTGGCCGGGCGGCCTGCCGACGCGGTGCGGGCCTATGAGGTCGCCGCCAACATCCGCTTCGATCGGGCGGTGGCGCTGCGCCTGGCCGGTGCCTGGAGCCGGGCTGGCGATCCAGCCCGGGCGGTGCAGGTGATACGCCTGTTCCTGTCGCAGAATCCGATGGATGTGGAGGCGCAACGCCTGTCGGCCGCAGCGTCGATGCAGGCGCGTGACTGGCGTGGCGCGCTGCGCATGTTGCAGGCGATCCAGGCGCAGACGGGGGGCAATGACGCGCTGCTGATGGCCGATCTTGCCCGTACCAGCCTGGAAAGCGGCGATCTGGCGCGGGCGCAGGCCTATGCCGCCCAGGCCTATCGGCTGATGCCGGCCAGTCCGGTTACCGCCGACATCTATGGCTGGACCCTGTTGCGCAGCGGCGCCAAGGGGCAGGGGCCTGTCGATCTGCTGGAAAAGGCGGCGATGCTGGCCCCCGGTCAGCCATCGGTGCAATGGCACCTGGGCCAGGCCTATGCCGCGGCTGGACGCAAGGCGGCGGCGAAGCGCGCGCTCGCCTTTGCAGCGGCGTCCAACTTCCCCGACCGGCAACAGGCGGCCAAGGCCCTCGCAGCGCTGTAG